The Acropora palmata chromosome 3, jaAcrPala1.3, whole genome shotgun sequence nucleotide sequence AAGCCGAACtgtggatttttttatttacttagtAATGAGAAGGTAAACAAGGAGCCAGATGACAGCTCCTGTGAGTTACCAGGCCAGCTGCATGATATTATATCACCCATAAAGGAACACCCAGTATCTTTGGATGAAATTAAATTCAGAGTGgaaaaaatcaaggaaaagttGTGTGTGAGTGAACAAGAACGAGATAGGATTGCAACCGAGACAAAAAGGCAAAGCAGTTGTACAGAGTGGTTTACCCATCGCAGAGTAAGGATAACAGCATCGAAATGCAAGAGAGCTATTCTCAAACCAAGTACAAGCCCTTCAAAAGCAATGAGTGAGATACTGAATTAcaacaaacaatttcaaagtcATCAAATGAAACAGGGCTTGAGAGatgaaaaagcaataacaaaaatgtatGAAAACAAAGTGGGATGTCAAGTAAAACAAATGGGATTTGTTATATCTTCAACCCATCCATTTTTGGGGGCAAGTCCTGATGGTGAAACACATGGTGGGCTTGTAGAgattaaaagaatttttgtggGTGCTGATTCTTCCTTAACAAAGGCAATCTACAAACGACGTATATGCAGAGAGACGAGTCAGGGACCAATCATCAACAGAAACCACAAATTTTACTATCAAGTGCAGCTACAAATGCATTGTACTCATTGCAAGTGGACTGATTTAGTTCTATCTGATACCAAAGACATGGTAATTTTGCatataaaaaataacagcaaGTTCCTTGAATATAAAATTCCTAAACTGGAAAAATTCTATGAACACATTTCATTGGAACTAGCTTATCCCAGACTTGCTTTGGGGCTTCCAAGGCTTGGCAAGGTCATTAGAAGGGATCCCTAAGTagaaattttaacaatttaatCCCTAAGAGTGGTTAATTAGTAAGGGGAACTGTGAAACTGTATAATTTATGTTGTTTGTTAAGCATACAGACCAGGAAAATGTGTGCAAGTATTTCTTTTCTGACAGGCAATATCATCAGGGTCATTTTAAAAGTAATATACAGATTTCAAGCTATTTGTTAGTATTCTTTAGTACAAAATTTAACAGCAGCAACAAATATTCTTCAATAATGTATCATGGAGATAATTAAAAGCATTTCAGCAGTCTTCCACCAGTGGTGGTTGAAAATTAGTTAACATtgcacagacaaaaaaaatcatgtcaatTATACCATTTTTACACAAAGTGATGGGGACAAAATCTAGAATATGATACTTCTTAATCCTTTCAATAGCTCTTTCCACATGGATCCTTAAGGTCGCAATTCTTCTAGTTTCAAGAAGTTGTCTTTCCTCAAACTGTCCTGACTCATTCATGAAAGGTGGGACATTGACAGAAACACCTTTACTGGCAAGCATCTCTTGTATGTTAAATCCCCTGTCAGCCATGATACAATCTCCATACTTTAGTTTCTCAACTAGACCAGACCTTAAAGTGACTTCTTTGTCAGAGATGCTTCCGCCAAAAAGAGTTGACACAAAGGCAATGCTCCCCTTAGGTATAATACCAACAAGAGCTTTGAGTGTGTTGCTATTCTTGTAAGAAGAGAAGGTAAGCTGTTGGGCCTCTGGGTTTGATGGCTGTTCAATATAAATTTCAGTAGCATCAATAATGAGAGTTGTGCTGGAGTACTTTTTAGCAAAGCATTTAGGCTTGTGAAGGTGGACAATATGACgagaaggaaaaatatcaactTCTTTGAATCTAAAGTACATAAATTTAATCCATGTGTTAATGATCTCTGACACATGGCTCTGACAAACACCAAACCTGGCTGCAATATCTTCCACTAATAGACCAACTTTTAATCTGCACAGTAccataaaaaattcattttcagtttttaaagtTCTGCTACGTCCAGGTCTTGATCTAGAATTGCATTCTGACCTTTCATTGTTCTTGTAGTTAAGATGACTTGCAGCATCCCTTCCTAGAAAATCTAGGACCATTGAGAAAGTTTCATAGCTATCAAATCCTGTGTAGAATTTCatcaatttgttattgttcttgatactatcaatgttgaaagctCTCCGCGTGCACAGTATTTCAAGTTCTTTCTTCTTACCTTTCTTCCTGGAGCAGTTTCTCAagttcactaattttgtcGTGTAAACATGATATCTTCGCTTCAAGTTCGTCTTCCCAGCTTTCCTCTGGTTCGTGATGATCAACAGAAAAATCTTCATCTGGTTGAGTTCTGTCTAATGGTTGACAGAATTCAAGCTGATTATCTTCTGCAACATCATCAGTAGGAAcatcaaaatttattttcttcgaTGCTGTCCTTTTGATGGTATCCATGGCTTCCCCTCTACAACAAGgcctctttctttcctttctttgcacCGTAAACACAAACTTTGTGGGAACAGATCCAGGTTTCAGCCGTATTCTCTGTCCTCCAAGGGGTTTTATAAAACATTCCTCCTCAAAATGTTTACTACATAAGTAAGAATTCTTGCTTACCGGTGTATTTGTGCGTTTGATCTTAATCAGCCATGTTCGTAGCAATTCCTTGTTCGACAAAGGCAACAAATGCCACGATAACTCCTTCGATTCTTCTTTAGTGCTGCGACTTTTGCACCCGTATGCAATACAATGTCGAACCATGACGAAAAGACGCTGTATCCTTgaggaaatgaataaaaattactcCAAACGCGACTGTTTTCTTTGACTGCCTTTGAAAGTTCTACCTGTGCGACCTGATAGCCTCGTTTTGAAACTTAAAAGTCCGCTGAGCTATTGAACAATGGGCTTAAATGCGATAAGGGCTAATAGCCCAATTATTGTCTCGCTCAAGTCTCGAACAAGTACCAAAACCTTGCCGTGGCGCAGAGACCGCGAATCGTTGTTCATAATCGCGGTGAAATCCCCCTTGGTTTGCAATCATGCGCTTCATGACAGACACTGAATTGCTTAATTTAGCCGGCATTTTTTGCTCAATTTGTGTGAACCTCACAATTGTCTCCTTGATGACAAAAAACGCCTTTtacaaacaagtaaaaaaaactgttatatttagaatttaaaacaacaaaaccaaccGTAAAATATACAAATTAAAGAATAACAAGATTAACACTAAGCTGTTCAACACCAAATTCGTGAAAGTtttactttctaaagaaactgtgatgctgCGCAGCTagggaaaaaaacacaaaaacggTCGGTCTGACGAAGGGgtgacgctcgaaacgtcatcttcgtaatctgaTCTGGAAGTGAGCACGGAAACGGTCAGCTTTGATAATAGTTTGCCGTGGTAATTTTACCCTCATCATCTCGTTTGATAGACCAGATTTTCGTGCAAGAGCTTCTGCTTAAAGCGGGAgctggaataaaaaaaaagaagaaaaaaagaaccgCCTCTTTCGGCAAGTATCGGTCATGCCATGCCGATGAGGCCTGACAAGGCTAAAACAGCTGTCCATGGTTGCCTGTCACCTGCCTGGGTGATATGGTTCTGCGCATGTGTACGAATATGGCCACACAACAGGATCGACTGTATCGTGTGTACACCCTGCTTTAGGCCTTTTCTCGACACCCAATTAGCCGCCTTgtattaaccccttaactgtcgaatgagcgctcagggcacttatagattttactctgtctaacgccagacgattttactcgccAAAGGGGAActccttggacgggaaagggttaaaaggaAGTCTCGTTCAAAAAACCACTGTGATTGGTGTAGCCTACGTCACATTGTATATCAACATATACACGCCTACGGGCCGTGCTTCTCGCACTTCTCTCGcttgcttatataactcaacaatgcgcTGGGcgtgtttttcatttctgtatAAGAGCCTTGTTAAATACACCAGTAATTGATTTCTTATGTTATTATTCCAGCTTTAAATAATCAGGTTCCCCAGATAAATGCAAATCACTTGAACATGACTTAAAAATTGACTTTAACAGAGCAAACCAGTCctagtgttttcttttttcaaaaggaCGTAATCTTGCATTAGTTTCGTTTTCTCTCCGATGCTATGACTTAACGTGGCAAATAAACAGTGTTGATGCCGGTGAGGTGCTCTGCAAGTTGAGCtttcaggccaactgggagctggtcgttatgtgggtcgatTGTAGATGATGGGTATCGATCTACATATATGATGATGATACATGAAAATGATACATGAAAGTCACGTGTTTGAAAGTTAGAAGTGTGAGATCCTTGCAGTCTTTTCACGCTACAGTTTTTTATGCCACTTATGTAGTGGGTTACTACAAAAGTAGCGTTAAAAAACTGCAATTCAAACTTCGTTTCAACACGGAGTTCAAATTATGGCTTTCAAATATCAAAATACATACTTGTAGTAAGTAGcgtttaaaaaaagaaatatcacagtttaaacatcttttcaacccgcagttcaaatacacgACTTTCATGCTTCAacatcagtgccgtagcaaggggaggagcctggggggcccgtgccccccagtttttttcctaaaaagtaaaaacagacctgtataaaatgttgaaaataagatattatcaagcaactgtttgggaagttttcaaaaaacgacctgccgatgaagtctacgtttgcctctaaggcaactcagacagtttaataactacaaacttactatgatgactctgaaaaggcaaacatttactggtttcaagatacagagatagtcggttttctaatttgtaattgacgttgcaagtgttttactctcaaggtgcattgtgtacgaagtaaataattcgcgatatgcctaaatcacaaatagctcttggaaaacgctggaaatagcatttccaagcctctagatttcaaaattttctgggggagcatacccccacacccccctagcgcctcgcgtgcccccccacttatattacccttgctacggcactgaacaTCATATACATAGATCTCTACCACTAATGGTAAGAATACAGAGACGCATATTGCCAGTCAGAGAATGCAATGTGCACAATAGGTACACCCATATCGTGACCCAAGAAACTGAGGGCTCTGCCTGGCCCAttaacattttaataattactCGGGTCTTAGGAATTTAGAGATTTATTCCTGCCTCAAGATATAAACAGAGCTTTGGTTTAGGTTCCAAAGTTCACAATATAGGCCACGTTTCCAAAGAGGAAATAAGCACTGCCTTAAAAACATACAAGCCTTTTAGTTTGTTTGATGTTGAACACATTATACGGCTTTAactcttttcaattgtttcTAAGAATAAAACCATTCAGTTATTGATCAGATGCCCTTGAGGCATTTAAGCTCATAGTTCCTTCCGATGTTATTGTCCCAATATTCGCTCCCAGCGACAGAATAACGAACTGCAAATTTCATCTTTGAACCGACCTGAAAATGCATTGGAAATGCAATACGAAATTCAAATTGTTCCGTTTTCTTGTCCTGATTAGAACACAAAAAGTATCCCCATACATCTCGATAGCCGTTCCAGTCGTTGATTGTAACTCTCACTCCCACCTCTTTAACGAAATCAATGTTGGTTACCCACACGACTCCTGTTACACTTGACTCATTACAAGAAATGTTTGCTAGACAAACGTTCTCCTTAAGGACGCGCTCCATGAAAGAACCTAATCGAAGAGGATCCACAAAAGCTGGagacaattttctttctttcctttcagtCCTACGTTTTGCACGTAAACCAACGGCAAAATTCACTTGATCCTTTCTACAAAATGGATGACACGGAATTGTCTTCACGTTTACCAGTGCTAGGCCGGCGGCATCCGCAAAAGAGACTTTCTTCTTTATCGACTTTCTGGGAATGTGGTCGTTACGAAGACCATTCATCATTATATGTAGCCCCTCGTGCTTGTGAATATTAGTTTGAGTCATGATGGCTGATAAGCTTCGTGGATCTATGGGTACTTTGTTGGACTGTACTTGTGCTGTCATCTTCCTACACCCTTTGCCGAAATGcctcttgtgattggttcaggAAACAATAAACCACAAGAAGTACACGAATGTAAGTTAAAAACTCTTTTTTGCCACATTCATCAAACTCGAACTTAGATTGCTCTGAGGTTCCTCTAACTGTTGAAATTCTGTTTTCAGTGTACACCTTTTagtttcaaagaaacaataatactAAAAGGACGGACTGTTTTCATGAACAGCTCCGTTTTCCAAAATAAATTAGATCATGTTTACTATAGGTATAGTCCTGACCGATATGACGGTCGATGCATCAGTCGAGACAGTCGATAGCGACCTACATAGCCATCAACACTCGGTCGATAGTCGGTCCACTGCCAGGCAATAGCAGCTGTTTACTCCAAGTACCGCACGTACTAGGGCAACCAGTAATTAGTTACTAGAAACTTCAAGAGTGCAATAATTATGGAAATTAATAACCTAGACAAAATATAGACaaggaaaaaagtgaaaagtgTGGGCGTGAATTTAGCATCAAAGCTTCTGAACAAGGCCGCTCAGTCTTTTAATTAAgctaaataattataattttgaaatCCAGTTTAATGATAGAGTCGTTGGTTACAGTCacagtaaattaaaaaaaaaactcaaaacgGTTCTCTCCTAAATTTGAACGCTTTTTGTGCTAATTCGTCCATTCCATGTTCCTCTATTACGGTAttatcaatttctttttccagtGGTAAACCGCAATAATGACCATTGATATGGGATGCAGAGAAGATGAGTTGATTTTTCATCCCTTTCCTTTCTTAAATCAAGTTGTTAAAATTCAACATTAGATTTCCTTGCTTTAATGCGAATTTGTGGCAAAATTTTGCGTCATGTAGCAGTTGTGACCGGTCCCTCAGGTTTCgtgttaaaattgaaaaacctTAAACTTCGCTACCACAAGCGTAAGGTTGCAGCTTCGGTTTGACCCCTCTTCCGCCGACCCCCgaattgttattgtttatgttttgctattttaatttccttgtATTATTTAACTTCAGTGttggataaaataaatatCTGGAACTCACCCCACAAAGATTACATTTAATGCCCATATATATTTgtttaataatataataaattataactcTTCTGACTATATGATGTGTTCATTTTTGAACtgatatacatatatatttgaCTTCCTGCGTATACTATTTACTCTAAATTGTAATCAGGATGATATAAATAGAGATATAGGATATATTTATAAtttgaaatattgttttgcaGATACGCGTCGTAAACGTGTATTCAGTTAACTGCTTGATTCTACGAGTATCATCAgcgaaaattttcaattcataTAACTCAGTGACTGATTTCTTACTGCAAGTTGTGTAGTATAGAAAGTTTTTTACCAAGTTCTCGTTTTAAAGATATATTGATGACGAAGAATAGAACTGAAGTTTTGACAAAGaaagctttgaaaaaaaaaaaactgatgaacTCAAGGTCTCCCTTCCAATACTGCGCAAAATATAAAGAGGCATTTTACAACCAGCCAGCTTTCCTGAATTAGGAGAGAAGAGTTCTTCTTGGACAAGTCAACTCAAAAACTATCTTTAGCAAGGTTTGAGATATCTTGTGGTCTTTGAACAAATTCCACCATACAAAGATCAAGGCAACATTGAACCTCAACTGGGAGGACAAGTTTCTTTCTTCCCGCTGATTGTTTACTTCCCTTTCCATCTTTAAAGTAGTCCATCAATTCTCAATAACCTTTATTACTATTTAAGTGGGAGGATTCTAAATTCAGAAAAACGGCTTCCTCGGAGTCTCACAAAGGCTCAGCTCGGCTGAAATTTCACGATACTTTagtaattaaatttaaaaggaaTAAGTACTGAATCAGTCTCATTGAATCGTTGTGTAGTTTGGTTTTCATCATCGAGGATAACATTTCAAGCCGGTAATGATGATATTTTCGAACCATGAAATTGCTTTTCTGGATTAGCCTAAGACAGTGGAGCTTTTGACAACTAAAGACAATGCAAGTCAGTTTAGCACACGTAACAGTGGAATCTTATCATAAAGCCAGTTTGCAAGTTCTCCACTGTAACAATCGCACAGTAACGAAATAACTCAAACAAACTTAACGGGTTAAAGATCcacaactggcaggaggcagaccagttggctttgTACAAGCGTGAACAATAAGATTTGTTATGAAACAAAAGCATCAAAATCCCACCGTGAAAAGACAGAGAAGAATTTACAAGcacagccgaggagttgaaccggTGACCACCTGGAACTGAACACAGATATGAAGTTCGACCCTGAAGCCGCCGAGACACGCTGCCTCCACCTCGTGCTTTAAATGGAAtattaaaaatgcattgaaCAATGGATttatcaattatttattttcaacatcttAATGCCAGCAtttcaaccaagttttgattaaaattctttaaaattcctgaaacaaacaaTGATAGAAAAAGTAATTCTAAGGAGaaaatatctctttttttcCTGATAAAAATGGTTCTGCAAACAACTGATTAGTTACTTGAACTTTCATACTTCAGGAAAATGGTCATGCAACTGAACTGTACTTAACAATTTATTTTCTGGTCTTCTTGAGTAGCAAACTTCTGACATTAAGTTTGGGTTAAGTTAAATATTAAGGACCATGCTTTTGTCGAAACATTGTGGTATAATTATTACTTGCTTTGTGGTGTTTACTGGTAGTGTCTTTTTCAACAAGATTGTTTAGAAATCAATTGCTTTCAAGTGATGTTATCAAAGTTTGATGCCGATTGTGATTGCATGCAGTTACACATTATCTGTCAACTAACTGTCTGCTTGCAAGAAAACGCAACCATAAACTTTTGCCCTCTGAAAGTGAGAAGCCGGGCTATAGGTAAAATCATGCCCTCAGACATTTACCATTTCTATCCACTTGTTCTGAATTTGCTTTCGAGAAACTTAACTGTAAATCGCTTGAGTGTCACTGATGATTGGAACATGGAAAAGATGGATggacatttgaaaacaaacgtTAAGAAGTATGATATTCAAGAGTGTTTGACTTTTTTTATCTACAGAcaatgtttttcattgattcaGGATCATTCGCCCTCAGACTCGTATCAATTTTGTAAAATCACGAGTCAATATTTTATGGAATTAAGTCAATGTTATGATCTCTCGAGAATCCTTTTAAGTTGGTGCTAGTGTTAAAGGCGTGATTTCGAAACAAAGCAATTACCATTTACGGAAACCAACAAAAGGCATTCAAATCAATCCCATGTGGTTCTTAGCCCGCTGCAGGTTGCCACGCCGAATCAATCTCTTCTGACCGACATTTGATTGTTAGTTTGGTTTCAACACATTCTAAACAGAGGATATGGCGACATTTCTAACTGAGAAAATGTGGGAATTGTCCATGCGAATTCGAACAGCGGACAAATAGAGTTCTACACTTATCTGCATATCGTTTATGTTCGCcatttgtaatttgcattgCATACGATGGCTTTTTGAGAATTTATACAGAGCTTAAGATAACATCCACTTCTTCTCGTATTTCGCTAACAGCCTAATAAAGGACTGAACACGATTTGTTTTACTGTCTGCACATTTACGCAAAACGCAAAATGTTCCTGGACCATCATATCACATTGATCGCGTAATCGCTTTCACCAAGCCACTGAGAAATCATTGATCCGTCCGATTTAAAAAAGCTCATCATTCGCAACCACAATTTCGAATTAAGTATAGCTCGAAATTAACTACGAAGTAATCTAAAGATAGATCACTTGCATTTCGCTACAAAAGAgtggtttctttttcatacAAACCTTAACTCCAGAAAGGTCATCTTTGGTTGGTCCCAGAGCAAACACCTTAACACTCCTCAATCTGCAATCTACAAACGGTTTTTAATTTGGGAGTCGTATCGCTTGGCCAAACCGAATTGTTTGTTATCGACTTCTCttcacataattttttttaaatcggTAAATGTTCACTTTGATATCGTTACGAAAACAAGTTTGCCAATCACCGGAATACCATGAAGagtaaatgataatttttttctcccaaTTTTGATAACGTAACTGAAAAGTTTACAAATTCAGTCCAATCACAGTGAGAAGAGAATTAAGGAAATACACAATTCTTTCTCGAGAAATGTAACCACTGCGATTTATTATCGTTTCTTCTTCCTGGAGCTCCAAAACTATTCCAGCAGGCACAGTTTTACGCCTCCAGACGCTGGACATGATAATTTTTAGTGTTATTATTGTCCCAGAACTCTTGATTCAAGACTTTATAGCGGATTGCAAAGCGCATACATCGATGCAATTCAAAGTCAGAAGGTACAGAGATACGGAAGCTAAACTTGTTAGTATTGCCGCCAGAACAAGAAGACATATAATCGGCCCAAATGTCTCGATAAGTGTCCCAATCGTCTAATGTATAACGAACAGTGACTTCCTTTGTGTATGATAAATTCGTTACCCGAATAATTCCTGTAACAACAAAGTCCTTGCAGGCAATGGTTTCCAGACACACATTTTGGTCAAAGACTCGCTTCATAAAACCATTCGATTTTGACGGAGGAACAAAGCCCGGCATGAGACGTTTCTTCGGCGGTCCAAGGGAGACATTGCCGTTAATACCGTAGCGATTACGCTTCAATGCGCTGACGACACCGGCCAATGCGGTCAAATTGTCCTCACTGTTACTTGGGGTTATTGTCTTGACGAACTCGAGTTTGAGGCCAACGAGATCTGCAAAACGAACTCTTTTGGAGCCCGGCGTTGCACTATCTTGCATGGAGCTTGTCTGTTGTGCCTCCGTCCGCATTccttattgtttttcaaatgaTGACCAAAGTACAACGCGTGGTTGTGGTCTTGTGTGTCAGTGTCAAATTAGAGCGTCTTTATTCCAACTCATCCTTTCCAATTTGATCCAAGAAACACGTGTATATGACTCTACTATTAAGTTATTGATTTTCGGTGCAACTCAAATACCGACTATCCAGAGCTACTGGTGCTTGCTCTTGTAATTATGCCAGGGCACAAAAAGCAAGTGAATTAGCTTTCAGCTGATATcattgttttccattttaaaCCAACTTCCATTatgttgaaatttaaaataagacTCTTcgcttaaaatgaatttatGCAATCGCCTTGCCGCCTACGGCCAATTGTGATCAGTTCCTGGTTTAgcagtgttaaaaaaaagagaacagcGTTACCACCGGATTAACTCTTTCCGTTTTAAAATCATTGGATTCCTCTTTTCGCGATCTCGGATTTGTTAAtatattttgccttttttcgttttcagtTGAATTAAAGttggaaaataatattttgaccTTGGATTTCAGTGTACATGTTGGGTTATATATATCTGGAACTCACTACACACAGATTTTAATGCTGTGTATTTATTGCTGGATTAAATTATAACTAGTCCGATAAATATAGAATGGCAGACCCTGCCACTTTATTTATAGCACCAGAGTGATATAAATAGCGGTAAAGGTATATTTCTTATTTAACCCTGTTAAGTACTCGTAGTTTTTCCAGGTTaacatttaaataaaatataggAAATCACTAGATTTGATCTATAAAATATATACATTCGATAACGGACAATGGGACAACACGAAGGTTTACTAGCATGGAAACCTTTTCATATGGAGGTTCGGCCTTATATCcatgttgtgtttttttttttttacaagtaGTGAGATTTATTGAATTAGGAGAGaagagtttttttctttgagcaAGAGGTCAACTCATTTAATAGCTCAGGTAAGGTTTGGAACATCTTGTGGTCTATGAGCAAATTCCATCGAGAATAATTAAAGATCAAGGCAACATACTGATCTTAAACAGAACACGTTTCTTCCTTCCCGCTGCTCGTTTACTTCCTTTTCTGCCCCCTATATTTATGTAATAGTAAAGAATTAATTCTCAATGGCCATGAAATTTCATGATAACTTAATTTAATAGAAATAGTCTTACTGGCTTTGCTGTGTTGTTTAGCATTCAGTAGAAACATCATTGAGGATAAATTCAAGCAATAATGATCATTTAGATATGGAAATGCTTTCTGTTTTCTGCTCAGGCCGGGACAGTCAAGCATTTGACAAACACAATGCAATTTTGGCTCACGTAATAATTTAGACCAAATaagaattaaatattttaatccttggttaatttttgttagtttttaaACGTTAAACATCAGCCTCAATGACAAGATTTTCAGGCAAGTTTTAAGTAAATAACAGATACAAACGATGACAGTAAATGCTAAGGAGAA carries:
- the LOC141876742 gene encoding uncharacterized protein LOC141876742 encodes the protein MKKNIKHQVKLSITNSGEIVFASCPCPAGKGPLASCKHTAAACYALEEFSRLKSTRDLETCTSRLQTWNQPRKRKLDPQSVYDIDFSKKAYGKEIKVTKSPYDPRNPSHGNINSQEVNSELLDRICKAKPNCGFFYLLSNEKVNKEPDDSSCELPGQLHDIISPIKEHPVSLDEIKFRVEKIKEKLCVSEQERDRIATETKRQSSCTEWFTHRRVRITASKCKRAILKPSTSPSKAMSEILNYNKQFQSHQMKQGLRDEKAITKMYENKVGCQVKQMGFVISSTHPFLGASPDGETHGGLVEIKRIFVGADSSLTKAIYKRRICRETSQGPIINRNHKFYYQVQLQMHCTHCKWTDLVLSDTKDMVILHIKNNSKFLEYKIPKLEKFYEHISLELAYPRLALGLPRLGKVIRRDP
- the LOC141876745 gene encoding protein phosphatase 1 regulatory subunit 3D-like codes for the protein MTAQVQSNKVPIDPRSLSAIMTQTNIHKHEGLHIMMNGLRNDHIPRKSIKKKVSFADAAGLALVNVKTIPCHPFCRKDQVNFAVGLRAKRRTERKERKLSPAFVDPLRLGSFMERVLKENVCLANISCNESSVTGVVWVTNIDFVKEVGVRVTINDWNGYRDVWGYFLCSNQDKKTEQFEFRIAFPMHFQVGSKMKFAVRYSVAGSEYWDNNIGRNYELKCLKGI
- the LOC141875460 gene encoding uncharacterized protein LOC141875460, which translates into the protein MDTIKRTASKKINFDVPTDDVAEDNQLEFCQPLDRTQPDEDFSVDHHEPEESWEDELEAKISCLHDKISELEKLLQEERLKVGLLVEDIAARFGVCQSHVSEIINTWIKFMYFRFKEVDIFPSRHIVHLHKPKCFAKKYSSTTLIIDATEIYIEQPSNPEAQQLTFSSYKNSNTLKALVGIIPKGSIAFVSTLFGGSISDKEVTLRSGLVEKLKYGDCIMADRGFNIQEMLASKGVSVNVPPFMNESGQFEERQLLETRRIATLRIHVERAIERIKKYHILDFVPITLCKNGIIDMIFFVCAMLTNFQPPLVEDC
- the LOC141876748 gene encoding protein phosphatase 1 regulatory subunit 3D-like, whose amino-acid sequence is MRTEAQQTSSMQDSATPGSKRVRFADLVGLKLEFVKTITPSNSEDNLTALAGVVSALKRNRYGINGNVSLGPPKKRLMPGFVPPSKSNGFMKRVFDQNVCLETIACKDFVVTGIIRVTNLSYTKEVTVRYTLDDWDTYRDIWADYMSSCSGGNTNKFSFRISVPSDFELHRCMRFAIRYKVLNQEFWDNNNTKNYHVQRLEA